In Rissa tridactyla isolate bRisTri1 chromosome 2, bRisTri1.patW.cur.20221130, whole genome shotgun sequence, a single window of DNA contains:
- the SCX gene encoding basic helix-loop-helix transcription factor scleraxis, with translation MSFAMLRSAPSRYLYPEISMLSEDEENGSESSGSDEKPYHLDADGYGIKASKRRSGKKPNRINREPRQRHTANARERDRTNSVNTAFTALRTLIPTEPADRKLSKIETLRLASSYISHLGNVLLVGEACGDGQPCHTTPAFYHHGGGSPPARDTENSQPKQICTFCLSNQRKLSKDRDRKTAIRS, from the coding sequence ATGTCCTTTGCCATGCTGCGCTCGGCCCCCAGCCGGTACCTGTACCCCGAGATCAGCATGCTGTCGGAGGACGAGGAGAACGGCAGCGAGAGCTCCGGCTCCGACGAGAAGCCCTACCACCTGGACGCCGACGGCTACGGCATCAAGGCCAGCAAGCGCAGGAGCGGCAAGAAACCCAACCGGATCAACAGGGAGCCCCGGCAGCGTCACACGGCCAACGCGCGGGAGCGTGACCGCACCAACAGCGTCAACACCGCCTTCACCGCCCTCCGCACCCTCATCCCCACCGAGCCGGCCGACAGAAAGCTCTCCAAGATCGAGACCTTGAGACTGGCCTCCAGCTACATCTCCCACCTGGGGAACgtgctgctggtgggggaggCGTGCGGGGACGGGCAGCCCTGCCACACCACCCCCGCCTTCTACCACcacggcggcggcagcccccccGCGCGCGACACCGAGAACTCCCAGCCCAAACAGATCTGCACTTTCTGCCTCAGCAACCAGAGGAAGCTG